DNA sequence from the Candidatus Caldatribacterium sp. genome:
TGGGGGGTGTCCCTCAAATCATCGTGTATCGGACCTCCTGGATCACCTTCCTCCTCGGGCAACTGCTCCTTAGGGGTTCATTCGTTGGCCTTCCGAATATCCTCCTCGGGCGAGTGATTGCGCCGGAGCTCATCCAAAGTGCGTTCAATCCTGTAACCCTCTGGAGGACGATGCAGGGTATGCTCTCCGATGCAGAGGCTTTTCGAAGGGCAAGCCTCTGGGCAGAGGAATTGAAGGAGCAATTGGGGGATGGAAGGACCTTTGAGCGAACGGTTGAGGTGGTGTCCCATTACTTGCAGTAATCGCCCCCTTCTCCTTGTGACGGCAAACAGCCCCGGAGAGATCTCGTACTGGCTTGTGCCTTTCCTTGAAGCTCTGGAGATAGCCTCTCCCTCTCTCAGGGTTTGGGTGTTCGCTCCGCCGTGTCAATTTCGCAGCGGGTGGGAAGAGGACGCTCTTTGGAGTTTGCCTCTTGTGGAGAGGGTTTTCAGTCCTCGTGAGACGGTGGCTTTTTGCCTCGGGAGAGGGAGGGTTCGCTTTCCCCCTCGAGGTCTTGTCCTCTTCTTTGGAGGGGATCTCTTGTACGCCCGTCTTCTGAAGCGGCGGAGTCGGTACCCTCTTTGGGTCTACGACGGATACCCTCGCCGCTTGAGGGGGGTTGATCGGTACCTCGCCCGCTTTTTGAGGGATTTCCACGCCATTTCTTTTCCTGAGAAAATCTTCCTCGGGGATCTCCTGCAATCCTTTGTGGACCATCACCCTGAATCCATGGACCTTCCTCCCGGTTCTCCTCGTTTCCTCTTTTTACCCGGAAGTCGCCCCTTTGCGTATCGTTATCTTTTACCCTTTTTCTTGCGTTGTGCAGAGGAACTTGTGGTACGCTTCCCTTCGGGAGTCTTTCTTCTTGCCTTTCCCGGTTTCCTCGAGAGAAGCAAAGTACCCTTCTTGGGGGAACTCACCCGGGTCTTTCTGCCCTTCTTTGGGGAAACCTCTCGTCTCATCGAGGCTGCCGATGTGGTCGTTACCGTTCCCGGATCGAATAACCTTGAGATTTTCTACCGGAGAAAGCGAGGTCTTGTCCTTGTGCCTCTGTGGAGGGAAGGTCTTTCAGAGGTCCCGGTCACGGGGTTTGGGGAGATTTTGGGGAAAATACCTCTTTGGGGTAGAATACTGAAAGAGAAGGTTCTCGAGAGAATGGTTTCCTCCCGGAAGTTCCTGAGCCTTCCCAATCTGGTCTCAGGGCGGGAGGTTCTCCCTGAGCTCAAAGGGGATATCTCGGTGAGTGAGGTCGTAGAGAGAGTGGAAGAGCTTCTTGCAGCCGAACCACCGGATTGGTCTTTCGAGGACTTTCCAAAGGGCGCAGCAGAAAAGCTTGTGGAGCTCGTTTTGGAGGAGCTCTATGAAGGGTAGAGGAAATTTCGCGCGACTTTTGCGGTACCTCCTCCCGTACTGGAAGTACGTTCTTGGAGCATTGCTCCTTGCAGTGCTTGGGGCGCTCCTTAACCTTGCTCTGCCTTGGCTTGTGCAGAATACCATCGACCGGGCCCTCATTGCCAAAGACCTCAGACTTCTTGTTTTCATCGCCCTGGGGGTAATTGGAATTTTCTTCATTAAGGGAGTTGCGTCATACGTGCAGAGTTTCTGGGTATCTCTTGCCGGATTTCGAGTTATCACAAGACTCCGGTCTGAGCTCTACCAGCACCTCCACAACCTCTCGGTGGCCTTCTTCCAGGAGAATCCTCCGGGGGAAATCATCTCCCGAATGACAAACGACATTGCGATCTTGCAGAACTTCTTTTCCAGTGCCTTCGTTACCATGTTCATGGATTTGCTCCTTTTTGTAGGTTCTGTCGTGCTTCTCTTTTTCATTCACTGGAAACTCGCCCTTCTCTCGGTCGTTGTTTTCCCCCTTGTGGGGCTCTGTGTCGATGCCCTTGGTAAAAGGATCCGGAACTTTTCCCACCTCCTCCAGAGCCGGGTTGCCGCTTTGACCTCTCTTGTGGAACGAACGGTAACCGGCATCAAGGTCATCCAGTCGTACGTGAGCGGGCGCTACGAGGTGGAGAAATTCGAGCAGGAGAACGAGATGAACTTCTACCTTGCCATGAAGCAGGCAAAGGCCAAAGCCCTTTTCAACCCCCTTGTGGAACTCGTTGCTTCGTGCGGTGTGACGGCCGTCATCTGGTATGGGGGAAGAGAGGTTATTCGGGGTATTCTCACCCCCGGGGAACTCATCGCCTTTCTGGGATACCTTGCCATTGCCTCCTCCCCGTTGTCCCGATTCTCCTCGGGTTTCCAGCTCCTCCAGCAGGGGCTTGCATCCCTTGAGCGAATTTTTGAATTTTTGGATACTACCTCGAATGTTCCCGATCTTGAGGATGGAATAGAACTCAGGGAGTTCAAGGATTCCATTCGCTTTCGAGATGTTTCCTTCTCGTACCGGGGCGAGAAAATTCTGAAGAACTTCTCCCTGGAGATTCGCAAAGGTGAAAAAATAGGCATTGTCGGCCCGAGTGGAGCCGGAAAAAGCACCATCATCAATCTCCTCCTCCGCTTCTACGACCCCGACTCAGGGAGCATAGAAATCGACGGGGTAGATATCCGCAAGATCAAGCTCTCGTCGCTTCGAAACCTCATCGGGGTGGTGCTCCAGGATGCCCTTGTTCTTGGAGGAACGGTCCGGGAGAACATTCTCTACGGCAACCTCAACGCTTCTGAGGAGGACGTGCTGCGGGCTGCCGTAAAGGCCAAAGCCCACGAATTCATCGTGCAGCTTGAGCATGGTTACGATACCAATGTGGGAGAGGGAGGGTGCTGTCTTTCGGGGGGCCAGAGGCAGCGTATCGCCATTGCCCGGGCCTTTCTCAAGAATCCCCCAATCCTCGTGTTCGACGAAGCAACTTCAAACCTCGATCCCGAGTCGGAACGGTACATTCTGGAAACCATTGCGCAAATCGAAGAGGACAAAACGGTCATCATTGTGGCTCATTCTCTGCGCATGGTGAAAGACCTTGATCGGATTGTTGTCGTTGCCGATGGGGAGGTCCAGGGAGAGGGAACGCACGAAACCCTCCTTCGTTCCCATCCACTGTATCAGGCGCTTTTCGGATTCGAGGACCAGGTTTTCAGGGAAGCCCGGTAGAGTTCGCGGATTTTCCGAAGGATCGGGCGGTACGCCTCGCTCTGGTAATCCGGATACGTATACGGGAAGGGATGGAAATCGCCTTTCTCCCACTTGATGGTCGCCTCGGCGTAGATTCCTTTCCCAATGTACACCCGGTGGGAGAAGTTCTTCGTGGTGGCAAGGACAATTTTTCCTCCGTCAAAGTAACCGGGATCAAGGTTAATACGGCGAGGGTGATTCGCATCGGCGGTTGCTCTCTCAAGTTCGTTGGTGAAGAGTTTGATTTCCGGAAGAGTTCCAGGGTCTATGAGGTCCCGAAAGACAAGGAAAACACGGAGGAGCCGTTCCCCGATGTCCCGGTAGTAGTCGGTGTACGTGAAAGGAATGGGATCGCTCTGCCATTCGATATCGCCAAAACGTGCGACAAGGCTTGGAAGAACAGAGTTGAGAACTTCCCTATCCTCGTAGAGGGTGGCAATGAAGAGCTTCACCGGTTGTGGAGGTCGCACTTCTCCCATGGTTCCACCGTTTCTATTATACCAGGAATGGTACAATAAAGGAGCATACAGAGGAGGTGGTGCACCGTGGCTTTTCGTTTCTCACCGAAGGAAATCCTCACCATGGCCACAGAGCTTGAGAGACGAGGTATTGCCTTCTACGAGGTGTTGGAGAAAAAAACAACTCGGGAGGAAGGAAAGAGAATTTTTCGGTTTTTAGCGGATGAGGAACGGAGGCACCTTGAGATTTTTTCGAAGCTTCTTGAGAATGCTCCGGACACGATTATCGACGAGGACGGAGAAGCCTCCCGGTACCTTGGGGCTATTGTGGAGAGTGGAGTGTTGCATAAGGTTCTCCAGGGGGAGCTAAATCCGGAGGCCTTGGGAATTCTCGAGGCCCTTGATATCGGCATTCAGGTGGAGAAAGAGAGCATTCTGTTCTACCAGGGTTTTCTTCCTTTCGTGGCTTCTGAGAAGAAGAACTGGGTCGAAGAGGTTGTAGCTGAGGAACGACGGCACCTCGTCCAGTTGAGCGCTCTGAAAGAGGAGGTTTCCAGGGGGATGAGCGGAGCATGAGTCGCCGGCGTGTCATCATCCTTGTGGAAAACCAGTACCAGGAGCTTGAGCTCTGGTACCCTCTCCTGCGACTCCAGGAGGAAGGTGTGGAGGCAAAACTTGTGGGTCCCGGGGTTGAGGAAGCTTTCCTTGGTCGCCACGGCTTCCCGGCAAAGGCGGAGATGGTGACATCGTCAGTATCCCCAAGGGATTTCGACGGAGTTATTGTTCCTGGAGGTTTTGCGCCCGACTACCTCCGTCGGCTTCCTGTGGTGACGAATCTCGTGCGGGAGATGTACCAGCAGGGGAAGCTCATCGGAGCTCTTTCCCGGGGTCCATGGGTCCTCATTTCTGCGGACATCGTTCGAGGGAAGCGGGTGGCAGGACTTGTTTCCATTCGGGACGATGTGAACAACGCGGGAGGGGAATTCGTGGACGCTCCGGTGGTGGTTGACGGGAATATCATCACCGCTCGTGGACCGAGTGAGCTACCCCTCTTTATGCGGGAAGTGCTCTCTTTCCTCTGGCGGAGCCGTCCCCGCCTCAACGAGCCCCATCCGGATGGATGGCTTGTTGACGGGTCAGGGAACATTCTTTCCCTTGGACAAATTCTCCGAGGAAAGCCTGCGCTCATTCTCTTTTTCGACTCCAGTTTCAGTCCTCGAGGGGCCAACTTCCTCCCCAAGTACAGCGAGTGGGCGCAAAGGGTTGAAGCCAAAGGCGGTCTCTTCATAGGAATCAGCACCGACAGCATCTTCACCCATCGAGAGTTCCAAAACCGCTTCTCCCTTTCTTTTCCTCTCTACAGCGATGTTTTTCTCGAAGTGACCAAAGCTTTTGGAGTTCTCGGCACCAATGGTCTCGCAGAGTGGGCTGTGTTCCTTGTCGATGCTCATGGGGTGTTGCGTTTTGCCGAGCGTTGTCCAGGGGGCGATATCGAAAACCTTCCTGGCTTCCAGCGGAAATTCGAAAGTATTTTCGGGTAGGAGGTGGCAGTATGTTCCTTGAAGACAAGGATCGCCGGACTCTTGAGGCTTACCTTGCTGCAAATCTCGTGCATCCCGTGACGCTCCGTTTCTTTACTCAGGAGCTTGAGTGTGCGACTTGCCGTGATGTACGAGCCCTGCTTGAGGAAGTTGTTTCTCTTTCTCCTCTCCTTTCTCTTACGGTCCACAATTTCCTTCTTGAAAAGGATAAGGCTTTGACATTCCACATCGATAAAATTCCGGCCTTTACCGTGGAAGGGGAAAAGGATTACGGCATAAGGTTTTTTGGCATTCCCTCAGGATATGAGTTCTCAGGGTTGGTAGAGACCCTCGTTTTTGTCTCGCAGAGGGCGACGGACCTTTCTGAGGATACTAAAGCCTTTCTGAGGACACTCGCCAAAGATGTGCACATTCAAGTTTTTGTCACTCCCACCTGTCCCTTTTGTCCCCAGGCGGTCGTTTTAGGGCATAAGATGGCCTTCGAAAGCGAGCACGTTTCTTCGAGTATGGTAGAAGTCCTTGAATTCCCCCACCTCGCGTACCGCTACGGAGTACGGGCGGTTCCAAAGATTGTCATCAACGAGACGGTGGCCATTGAGGGAGCGGTTCCCGAGGCTTTCTTGGTGCAGAAAATCATAGAAGCACTCTCGTGAGAGGAGGTTATCCTGATGAAGGCAGCGGTGATGAAGGGCTTGCGACGTATCGAAATCGAGGAGCTTCCGGTTCCGATCCCCAAGGAGAACGAAGTCCTCATCCGTATTCGGAGCGTCGGTGTGTGCGGGTCCGATGTCCATTACTTTGTGGAGGGGCGCATCGGGAACTTTGTGGTTCAGCCTCCTTTCATTCTCGGTCACGAGTGTTCAGGAGAGGTCGTGGAAGTGGGAAAGGGGGTCACCCATCTCAAGCCTGGAGACCGGGTGACCATGGAACCCGGTATTCCCTGTGGAAAGTGCGAGTTCTGCCGTTCGGGTAGGTACAACCTCTGCCCTGACGTGGTTTTCTGGGCTACACCTCCTGTGAACGGAACGTTCTGTGAGTACGTCGTTCACCCAGCACATTTTACGTATCCTATTGCTCCGGAGGTGAGCTTTGAAGAAGCAGCCCTCGTTGAGCCCTTTGCGGTGGGGATGTACGCAGTGCACCGGGCTCAGGCCAAACCTGGTGATGTTGCTCTCGTTCTTGGAAGTGGTCCGATTGGCCTTGTGACCATTCAGGCGCTTTCCGTTCGGGGAGTAACGGAGATCATCGCGGTGGACGTTGTGGAGAAGCGCCTTGAAAAGGCGAGGGAACTCGGAGCAAAGCATGTGGTGAACGCGGCCCACATGGATACCCAAGAGGTGGTTCTTTCACTCACTGACGGCAAAGGGGCCGATGTCGTTTTTGAGACCGCAG
Encoded proteins:
- a CDS encoding DJ-1/PfpI/YhbO family deglycase/protease — its product is MSRRRVIILVENQYQELELWYPLLRLQEEGVEAKLVGPGVEEAFLGRHGFPAKAEMVTSSVSPRDFDGVIVPGGFAPDYLRRLPVVTNLVREMYQQGKLIGALSRGPWVLISADIVRGKRVAGLVSIRDDVNNAGGEFVDAPVVVDGNIITARGPSELPLFMREVLSFLWRSRPRLNEPHPDGWLVDGSGNILSLGQILRGKPALILFFDSSFSPRGANFLPKYSEWAQRVEAKGGLFIGISTDSIFTHREFQNRFSLSFPLYSDVFLEVTKAFGVLGTNGLAEWAVFLVDAHGVLRFAERCPGGDIENLPGFQRKFESIFG
- a CDS encoding thioredoxin family protein → MFLEDKDRRTLEAYLAANLVHPVTLRFFTQELECATCRDVRALLEEVVSLSPLLSLTVHNFLLEKDKALTFHIDKIPAFTVEGEKDYGIRFFGIPSGYEFSGLVETLVFVSQRATDLSEDTKAFLRTLAKDVHIQVFVTPTCPFCPQAVVLGHKMAFESEHVSSSMVEVLEFPHLAYRYGVRAVPKIVINETVAIEGAVPEAFLVQKIIEALS
- a CDS encoding DUF4416 family protein, which translates into the protein MGEVRPPQPVKLFIATLYEDREVLNSVLPSLVARFGDIEWQSDPIPFTYTDYYRDIGERLLRVFLVFRDLIDPGTLPEIKLFTNELERATADANHPRRINLDPGYFDGGKIVLATTKNFSHRVYIGKGIYAEATIKWEKGDFHPFPYTYPDYQSEAYRPILRKIRELYRASLKTWSSNPKSA
- a CDS encoding NAD(P)-dependent alcohol dehydrogenase — protein: MKAAVMKGLRRIEIEELPVPIPKENEVLIRIRSVGVCGSDVHYFVEGRIGNFVVQPPFILGHECSGEVVEVGKGVTHLKPGDRVTMEPGIPCGKCEFCRSGRYNLCPDVVFWATPPVNGTFCEYVVHPAHFTYPIAPEVSFEEAALVEPFAVGMYAVHRAQAKPGDVALVLGSGPIGLVTIQALSVRGVTEIIAVDVVEKRLEKARELGAKHVVNAAHMDTQEVVLSLTDGKGADVVFETAGSVQTAQLTVELARRGGKVVLVGLPSATHFDFGVMRILDKELDVLGVFRYANMYKGCVDLLNSRRVNLKALITHRFSLEETQEALLFAHEHKAESIKVVVNVGD
- a CDS encoding ferritin family protein, with product MAFRFSPKEILTMATELERRGIAFYEVLEKKTTREEGKRIFRFLADEERRHLEIFSKLLENAPDTIIDEDGEASRYLGAIVESGVLHKVLQGELNPEALGILEALDIGIQVEKESILFYQGFLPFVASEKKNWVEEVVAEERRHLVQLSALKEEVSRGMSGA
- a CDS encoding ABC transporter ATP-binding protein; translation: MKGRGNFARLLRYLLPYWKYVLGALLLAVLGALLNLALPWLVQNTIDRALIAKDLRLLVFIALGVIGIFFIKGVASYVQSFWVSLAGFRVITRLRSELYQHLHNLSVAFFQENPPGEIISRMTNDIAILQNFFSSAFVTMFMDLLLFVGSVVLLFFIHWKLALLSVVVFPLVGLCVDALGKRIRNFSHLLQSRVAALTSLVERTVTGIKVIQSYVSGRYEVEKFEQENEMNFYLAMKQAKAKALFNPLVELVASCGVTAVIWYGGREVIRGILTPGELIAFLGYLAIASSPLSRFSSGFQLLQQGLASLERIFEFLDTTSNVPDLEDGIELREFKDSIRFRDVSFSYRGEKILKNFSLEIRKGEKIGIVGPSGAGKSTIINLLLRFYDPDSGSIEIDGVDIRKIKLSSLRNLIGVVLQDALVLGGTVRENILYGNLNASEEDVLRAAVKAKAHEFIVQLEHGYDTNVGEGGCCLSGGQRQRIAIARAFLKNPPILVFDEATSNLDPESERYILETIAQIEEDKTVIIVAHSLRMVKDLDRIVVVADGEVQGEGTHETLLRSHPLYQALFGFEDQVFREAR